From Granulicella sp. WH15, the proteins below share one genomic window:
- a CDS encoding A/G-specific adenine glycosylase, translating to MKAADREGLSPSQIRNFRKHLADWYRLHARILPWRGAHDPYRVWVSEIMLQQTRVAAVIDHYERFMRLFPTLVSLALAPEADVLAAWSGLGYYRRARMLHKAAQFVTQELSAKLPTDSVGLRTLPGIGVYTSAAVASICFGERIAVVDGNVERVLLRITGRPEVASAAAKNFIHHLASDLVPAKRLNEKGNAAGDHNQAMMELGATICLPRGPLCLHCPVYGLCRTRGEHLTPPRPRQRSRPAAYLLATRKRRVVTEVLLERRADDASLMPGMLELPPLPLDAVEGREPILRLRHSITNTNYYVGIYAQTGSTSGALRRAVPAAKADLVWHPITRIQELPVTGLTRKVLARLRLDSVIGPETPEQRRA from the coding sequence ATGAAAGCCGCAGATCGGGAAGGACTTAGTCCGTCCCAGATAAGAAACTTCCGCAAACATCTTGCCGACTGGTATCGCCTGCACGCCCGCATCCTGCCCTGGCGCGGAGCCCACGATCCCTACCGCGTCTGGGTCTCCGAGATCATGCTGCAACAGACCCGGGTCGCCGCTGTCATCGACCACTATGAGCGCTTCATGCGCCTCTTTCCCACGCTGGTCTCGCTGGCCCTCGCGCCCGAGGCCGACGTGCTGGCGGCCTGGTCCGGCCTGGGCTACTACCGGCGCGCCCGTATGCTGCACAAGGCAGCCCAGTTCGTCACCCAGGAGCTTAGCGCCAAGCTGCCCACCGACTCGGTGGGGCTGCGAACGCTGCCGGGCATCGGCGTGTACACCTCCGCCGCGGTGGCCAGCATCTGCTTCGGCGAGCGCATCGCCGTGGTAGACGGCAACGTCGAGCGGGTACTGCTGCGCATTACGGGAAGGCCGGAGGTCGCCTCGGCTGCGGCGAAAAACTTTATCCACCATCTGGCCTCGGATCTGGTCCCGGCCAAGCGGCTGAACGAGAAGGGTAACGCCGCAGGCGACCACAACCAGGCCATGATGGAGCTGGGCGCGACCATCTGCCTGCCGCGCGGACCGCTCTGCCTGCACTGCCCGGTGTATGGGCTATGCCGCACCCGCGGCGAGCACCTGACGCCGCCGCGACCGCGCCAACGGAGCCGTCCCGCTGCCTACCTGCTGGCCACGCGCAAGCGCCGGGTGGTAACGGAGGTGCTGCTGGAACGTCGCGCCGATGACGCGTCGCTGATGCCGGGGATGTTGGAGCTGCCGCCGCTGCCGCTGGACGCGGTGGAGGGCCGGGAGCCGATCTTGCGGCTGCGCCACTCCATCACCAACACGAACTACTACGTGGGTATTTATGCGCAGACGGGTAGTACGAGCGGGGCGCTGCGGCGGGCGGTTCCGGCGGCGAAGGCGGACCTCGTCTGGCACCCGATCACTCGGATTCAGGAGCTGCCGGTGACGGGGTTGACGCGGAAGGTGCTGGCGCGGCTGCGGCTGGACTCCGTGATTGGGCCGGAGACACCGGAGCAGAGACGTGCGTAG
- a CDS encoding OsmC family protein, with product MDRSASAVWHGNLKEGNGSISTQSGTLKEAQYSFKTRFENGVGTNPEELIAAAHAGCFTMAFSNELSTAGHVPESVETTAVVTLEFPGGAPTVTKIHLVCKASVSGIEKEKFDEVAKTAKENCPISRLLKAAEISLDATLL from the coding sequence ATGGATCGCAGCGCAAGCGCAGTCTGGCACGGCAACCTGAAAGAGGGCAACGGCAGCATCTCCACCCAGAGCGGCACCCTGAAGGAAGCCCAGTACAGCTTCAAGACCCGGTTCGAGAACGGCGTCGGCACCAACCCCGAGGAGTTGATCGCGGCGGCGCACGCCGGATGCTTCACCATGGCGTTCTCGAACGAGCTGAGCACCGCCGGCCACGTTCCGGAGTCGGTGGAGACCACGGCGGTCGTCACGCTGGAGTTCCCCGGCGGAGCCCCGACGGTGACAAAGATTCACCTGGTCTGCAAGGCGTCGGTTTCGGGCATCGAGAAGGAGAAGTTCGACGAGGTGGCCAAGACGGCCAAGGAGAACTGCCCCATCTCGCGCCTGCTGAAGGCCGCCGAGATCTCGCTCGACGCGACACTCCTTTAA
- a CDS encoding alpha/beta hydrolase-fold protein, producing MAQDPPHGQVIAATLPPGQFYPGTPHAYSIYIPAQYNANHPIPFTVFMDGASFLREPIRTAQVLDQLIAEHAIPAMIGIFVDPGVLPAISPSAQNRYERSFEYDALSDRYSRFLLEELIPAVATHYRLSTSPDDRALAGISTGAAAAFIAAWNRPDQFHRVISFIGTYVAMRGADSLPALVRKTEPRPLRVYLEDGSNDHIVAGEPYGTFYAGSWPINNQVMLEDLEFGGYDVKLTLGQGGHEMKGGAAILTDALRWMWRDYPQPIVPHAPKALNQPGWDSRGSIFSTILPDEPWQPVGTSSVSSIGVHPSGDVIVADAQSGSIQRLDSTGTTHEIAHDNGNPTALTVGADGRIFVYQRARRKIVAYRSTVAEDVATGVDVAEMTITQKGRLYFSDPAQHRLGYVDTAHPSAASYTPLAMDDPAGVTLSPDQAMLVVTDAKGRYSWSFQLGPDGRPRNGEPFYRLEVKDDSTTSEVRGVVEDSIGQVYFGTPLGVQVTEASGRVAMILNGPEYGAVGSLRFAGPHYDWLYAIHKGKLYRRHLRTFGVAVDAPKKPPLPPL from the coding sequence TTGGCGCAAGACCCACCCCACGGGCAAGTCATCGCCGCTACCCTTCCCCCCGGCCAGTTCTACCCCGGCACGCCCCACGCCTACTCGATCTACATCCCGGCCCAGTACAACGCGAATCACCCCATCCCGTTCACCGTATTCATGGACGGAGCCAGCTTCCTCCGCGAGCCGATCCGCACCGCGCAGGTCCTCGACCAGCTCATCGCCGAACACGCGATTCCGGCCATGATCGGCATCTTCGTGGACCCCGGCGTCCTGCCCGCCATCTCGCCGTCCGCGCAAAACCGCTACGAGCGCTCCTTCGAGTACGACGCGCTGAGCGACCGCTACTCGCGCTTTTTGCTGGAGGAGCTGATCCCCGCCGTAGCCACGCACTATCGCCTCTCGACATCCCCCGACGACCGGGCTCTGGCGGGCATCAGCACCGGCGCGGCTGCGGCCTTTATCGCCGCGTGGAACCGTCCCGACCAGTTTCATCGTGTAATCAGCTTCATCGGAACCTATGTCGCGATGCGCGGAGCCGACTCGCTTCCCGCGCTGGTGCGCAAGACTGAGCCGCGTCCGCTACGCGTCTATCTTGAAGACGGTTCCAACGACCACATCGTCGCGGGTGAGCCCTACGGCACCTTCTACGCGGGCAGTTGGCCCATCAACAACCAGGTGATGCTCGAAGACCTTGAGTTCGGCGGCTACGATGTGAAGCTGACGCTCGGCCAGGGTGGCCATGAGATGAAGGGCGGAGCGGCGATCCTGACCGATGCGCTGCGCTGGATGTGGCGCGACTACCCTCAACCCATCGTGCCCCACGCGCCCAAGGCCCTGAACCAGCCGGGCTGGGACTCGCGCGGCAGCATCTTCTCCACGATTCTTCCCGATGAACCGTGGCAGCCCGTAGGCACCTCGTCGGTCAGCTCCATCGGCGTGCATCCCAGCGGCGATGTGATCGTCGCCGACGCGCAGAGCGGCAGCATCCAGCGGCTGGACTCCACGGGCACTACGCACGAGATAGCCCACGACAACGGTAATCCCACGGCGCTGACGGTAGGGGCCGACGGCCGAATCTTCGTCTACCAGCGGGCGCGCAGGAAGATCGTCGCCTATCGCAGCACAGTGGCTGAGGATGTGGCCACAGGTGTCGACGTGGCCGAGATGACGATCACGCAGAAGGGACGCCTTTACTTCAGCGACCCCGCCCAGCATCGGCTCGGATATGTGGACACGGCCCATCCTTCAGCCGCGTCCTATACGCCGCTGGCGATGGATGACCCCGCCGGAGTCACCCTCTCGCCCGACCAGGCGATGCTTGTGGTCACCGACGCCAAGGGGCGCTATAGCTGGTCGTTTCAGCTAGGCCCGGACGGCAGGCCGAGGAACGGCGAGCCCTTCTACCGGCTCGAGGTGAAGGACGACAGCACTACCAGCGAGGTGCGCGGGGTCGTGGAGGACTCGATCGGGCAGGTCTACTTCGGCACGCCGCTGGGCGTCCAGGTCACCGAGGCCAGCGGGCGCGTCGCCATGATTCTGAATGGCCCGGAGTATGGAGCCGTGGGCTCGCTGCGATTCGCGGGGCCGCACTACGATTGGCTGTACGCGATCCACAAGGGCAAGCTGTACCGACGTCATCTGCGCACGTTCGGCGTCGCAGTAGACGCTCCGAAGAAGCCACCGCTACCGCCGCTGTAG